GCCGGCGGCGCAGCAGCCTATGAACGAGATCCTCACCGTACACCCCACCGAGTACAAGGACGCGAAGGTCATCGCCGAGAATTTCCGCGAGGGACTCCCGGTGATCATCAACCTCTCGCGCATGAACGAGGCCGACGCCAAGCGCCTCATCGACTTCACGAGCGGCCTCACCATGGGTCTGCACGGGCGCATCGAGCGCGTGACGAGCAAGGTGTTCCTGCTCTCGCCCGAGCACATCGAGGTCGGTAGCGACGGCTCGCGTCAGCAGGACAGCGGCTCGTTCTTCGTGGCACCCTCGGCGTAAGCCGTGGAGGTCGTATTCGCGATCGGAACCGTGCTGCGGGTCGTCC
This DNA window, taken from Leucobacter tenebrionis, encodes the following:
- a CDS encoding cell division protein SepF produces the protein MSNPLKKTMVFLGLAEEDLEEQNAESQQPAAPRSTAKETPAPAAAPKPEAARPAPQRASVTPLRRVTPTKPAAQQPMNEILTVHPTEYKDAKVIAENFREGLPVIINLSRMNEADAKRLIDFTSGLTMGLHGRIERVTSKVFLLSPEHIEVGSDGSRQQDSGSFFVAPSA